A DNA window from bacterium contains the following coding sequences:
- a CDS encoding NAD(P)H-dependent oxidoreductase: MKIAAIAGSLRKDSYNKKLLINALSFLKDQDVDLIDLKSLALPVYDFDMQVAGFPNAVNELSTRIKSADALVIATPEYNHGIPGGLKNAIDWISRSPEKPLHNKTAFIMGASTGGFGAIRGIYALRQTLVIFNIITIPQSVMLSFADKAFDENGKLKDEKILAQLKTGCEEMVRITRALKR; encoded by the coding sequence ATGAAAATAGCTGCGATTGCGGGAAGTTTACGGAAGGACTCGTATAATAAAAAACTTTTGATCAATGCATTATCATTCCTGAAGGACCAAGACGTTGACCTTATAGATTTAAAATCCCTTGCTCTGCCAGTTTATGATTTCGATATGCAGGTTGCCGGATTTCCAAACGCGGTGAACGAATTGTCGACGCGCATCAAGTCTGCCGATGCGTTAGTAATAGCTACACCGGAATATAATCACGGCATTCCCGGCGGCCTTAAGAATGCAATCGACTGGATATCCCGCAGCCCGGAAAAACCATTGCATAACAAAACGGCTTTTATTATGGGCGCATCAACAGGAGGATTCGGCGCCATCCGAGGAATTTATGCGCTTCGTCAGACGCTGGTGATTTTCAATATTATCACGATTCCGCAATCGGTGATGCTGTCTTTTGCGGACAAAGCGTTTGACGAAAATGGAAAATTGAAAGATGAAAAAATATTGGCTCAATTGAAAACCGGATGCGAGGAAATGGTGCGGATTACGCGCGCCTTAAAGCGGTAA
- a CDS encoding SPFH domain-containing protein produces the protein MDGAFVCLAFTAFIFFIIFLGAFFVVKQQTVGLIERFGKFKRMAHPGLRFKIPIVDKLVTRINMRVQQLDVVVETKTADDVFVHLKVSVQYFVIPEKVYEAYYKLTNVHQQVTSYVFDLVRARVPKLKLDDLFEKKDEIADTVRQELNQTMEIFGYDILKALVTDIDPDSKVKDAMNEINAATRMRMAAVEKGEADRILKVKAAEAEAQSKALQGKGIADQRKAIIEGLRDSVEQFQQAVEGSSAKDVMTLVLMTQYFDTLQNIGEHSHTNTILMPHSPGGLTAIADQIRDAMIIAGDVNKTKPPAK, from the coding sequence ATGGACGGTGCATTCGTTTGTTTAGCGTTTACAGCCTTTATATTTTTCATTATTTTTTTGGGCGCTTTCTTTGTGGTGAAACAACAAACCGTTGGGCTTATTGAACGATTCGGAAAATTCAAACGTATGGCGCATCCCGGATTGAGGTTCAAGATTCCAATCGTCGACAAGCTGGTAACGCGCATCAATATGCGCGTGCAGCAGTTAGATGTCGTTGTTGAAACTAAAACAGCCGACGACGTGTTCGTCCATTTAAAAGTCTCCGTGCAATATTTCGTTATTCCAGAAAAAGTGTACGAAGCTTATTATAAATTGACCAACGTACATCAGCAAGTCACATCCTATGTGTTTGACCTCGTGCGTGCGCGGGTACCTAAACTCAAACTCGATGATCTTTTCGAGAAAAAGGACGAGATCGCGGATACTGTCAGGCAGGAACTGAATCAAACGATGGAAATATTCGGTTACGACATATTGAAAGCGCTCGTTACGGATATTGATCCCGATTCTAAGGTGAAAGACGCCATGAACGAGATTAATGCGGCAACAAGGATGAGAATGGCGGCTGTAGAAAAAGGCGAGGCCGATCGTATTCTCAAAGTCAAAGCGGCTGAGGCGGAAGCGCAAAGTAAGGCGCTTCAAGGTAAAGGTATTGCCGATCAGCGTAAGGCGATCATCGAAGGGTTACGGGATTCTGTGGAGCAATTTCAGCAAGCGGTGGAAGGTTCCTCAGCCAAAGACGTCATGACGCTCGTGTTGATGACACAGTATTTCGATACATTGCAGAATATCGGCGAACATTCGCATACCAATACGATCCTGATGCCGCATTCTCCCGGCGGCCTTACGGCCATTGCCGACCAGATCCGTGACGCCATGATTATTGCCGGCGATGTGAATAAAACTAAACCGCCGGCCAAATAG